Part of the Chloroflexota bacterium genome is shown below.
AGACAATGTCTCCTTCACGCAGTTTGCGTTGCTTGCTGGGAATGCCATGCACCAGTTCGTCGTTGATGCTCACCGTGATGGTCGCCGGGTAGGGGTATGGCCCGGGGTAGCCTTTGAAGGCCGGGATGGCGCCGTGGCTGCGGATGACTTCTTCGGCCACGGCATCCAGTTCGGCGGTGGTCACGCCCGGACGGGCGGCTTCCCGCACGGCCTGCAAGGCAAGGGCATTGATGCGCCCGGCTTCCCGCATAATTTCGATCTCACGCGGGCTTTTGAGCACGATCTGGCGGTCCCAGCTCATACGCGCTTTGCTTCCTCCGGCAGTGCAGCCCAGAGGGCTTCCGTCACCTGGTCGATGGGCTGCGTGCCGTCAATTTCGACCAGCAAGCCGCGTTGCCGGTAATAAGCAACCAACGGCATGGTTTGTTCCAGGTACACCCGAATACGGTTGCGCACCACTTCGGGCTTGTCATCTTCCCGCTGGTAAAGTTCCGAGCCGTCGTAATCGCACACGCCCGGCACCTTCGGCGGGTTGAATTTCTTGTGGAAAATGTGCCCCTGGGCTTTGCAAATCAGCCGCCCGGAAAGGCGTTCCACAAGTTCGTCTTCCGGCACTTTGATGAACGGCACCACACCCACTTTGCCACCCAGGTCAGCCAGCATGGCATCGAGGGCTTCGGCCTGAGCCGGGGTGCGCGGGAAGCCATCGAGAATGGCGCCGCGGGCGCAGTCAGGGCGGGAAAGGCGGTCCCGAATCATGGCGATGGTGACATCGTCGGGCACGAGATCGCCTCTTTCCATGTATTGCTGTGCCACTTTACCGAGTTCTGTCTGGTTTTTCAGGTTCTCGCGAAAGATATCGCCCGACGAAATGTGCGGCAGGCCGGTTTTTTGGGCCAGGATCTTGGCCTGGGTGCCTTTGCCTGCGCCCGGCGCACCCAGCAGCACGATGAACACCGACACAGCAAACCTCCAGGGTCAGAAGGCGGTCGGCAGGCAGCCGACCTGGGATGCACTAACGCACGAGGAGCGTATCCGTGTAGCCGTGCAGCCGCAGTTCGGCATCAATGAAGAAGAAAATGTCGCGCACCACACCAACCACGATCAGCAACCCGGCCGAGGAAATCAACATTAAGCCCGATTGCCCGGCTGCGGCCAGCCCCGGCACCAACAGGGTCAACAGGTAAGGCAGCACGGCCACAAAGCCCAGGAAAAGCGCACCCGGCAGCGTAATGCGACGCAGCACGCTCATCAGATATTGCTGGGTGCGTTCCCCGGGCGGCACGCCCGGAATCTTCGCACCCGAGCGTTTCAACTGCTCACCATAGTTCTGCTGCATGAAGAGCACATCGGTGTAGAAGAAGGTGAACAGCACCACCATCAGGAAATAGGTAAACCAGTACCACGGGCTGGTGGGCGCAAACACCCGCTGCATCGTCACCGCCAGGCTGGAAACCCACGCCGTGCTCGATTTCAGGAAAAAGCCCGACAAAATGCCCGGCAACGCCAACAACGACTGGGCGAAAATGAGCGGGATCATGCCCGCCAGGTTGACCATCAGCGGGAAGGTGCCCTTGACCGGCATGGACATGCGGGTGCCAATGCGTCGGCCGGGGTACATCACCGGCACGTTGCGCCGCCCTTGTTGCACAAACACAATCAGGAAGATGGTCGCTACCGTCACCACAATGGAAATGGTGAGGTAAGCC
Proteins encoded:
- a CDS encoding adenylate kinase, which translates into the protein MFIVLLGAPGAGKGTQAKILAQKTGLPHISSGDIFRENLKNQTELGKVAQQYMERGDLVPDDVTIAMIRDRLSRPDCARGAILDGFPRTPAQAEALDAMLADLGGKVGVVPFIKVPEDELVERLSGRLICKAQGHIFHKKFNPPKVPGVCDYDGSELYQREDDKPEVVRNRIRVYLEQTMPLVAYYRQRGLLVEIDGTQPIDQVTEALWAALPEEAKRV
- the secY gene encoding preprotein translocase subunit SecY, which translates into the protein MAPDLRRKLLITMGILLLYRLAAHVPVPGVDHAVLKSILNAGGSQGAFVGLLDLLSGGTVSQFSVLAMGVYPYITAQIILQILVPIIPSWKARMDEDPREGQKWMERWTYILSIPMAALQALGQISLFSAFAGGRPVLRHFGWSGADLIPTLTVIIAMTAGTMFAIWLGELISEYGLRNQGLSLIIFAGIVARMPFNFARLMSDAQHRWAYLTISIVVTVATIFLIVFVQQGRRNVPVMYPGRRIGTRMSMPVKGTFPLMVNLAGMIPLIFAQSLLALPGILSGFFLKSSTAWVSSLAVTMQRVFAPTSPWYWFTYFLMVVLFTFFYTDVLFMQQNYGEQLKRSGAKIPGVPPGERTQQYLMSVLRRITLPGALFLGFVAVLPYLLTLLVPGLAAAGQSGLMLISSAGLLIVVGVVRDIFFFIDAELRLHGYTDTLLVR